The proteins below come from a single Gimesia alba genomic window:
- the acnA gene encoding aconitate hydratase AcnA, giving the protein MASGNPFGAEGQLKAAGSEFTYYRLQKLIDDGIGNIEALPYSIRVLLESCLRNVDGFVVNESDVNNLANWSAESPNPVEVPFKPGRVVLQDFTGVPAVVDLAALRSAMVRLGGDPQKINPLVRCDLVIDHSVQVDEFATKLSLQHNVEKEFERNQERYQFLRWGQQALNNFGVVPPATGIVHQVNLEYLAKAVLTKDGVAYPDSLVGTDSHTTMINGLGVVGWGVGGIEAEAVMLGQPIYMLTPEVVGFKLSGKLPEGATATDLVLRIVQMLREHGVVGKFVEFFGPGLSNMSLADRATIANMAPEYGATIGFFPVDDETLNYMRRTGRTDAEVDLVERYYKEQGMFRTDSSPEPSFTSQLQLDISTIEVSLAGPKRPQDRIALTDMKSHWHSDLSKTFGKEDPSPTKAPVEYAGDNFELKDGSVVIAAITSCTNTSNPSVMLGAGLLAKKAAEKGLTRKPWVKTSLAPGSRVVTDYLEKAGLTPYLDQLGFNLVGYGCTTCIGNSGPLPAPISKAINDNDIVAAAVLSGNRNFEGRISPDVRANYLASPPLVVAYALAGTTDIDLSTEPIGQDQSGNDVFLKDIWPSQTEVNETLETAINPEMFRDEYGKATEGSPEWQAINGGDGDIFEWDEKSTYIQEPPFFVDMPETPAPISSINGARVLVSVGDSVTTDHISPAGAIKADSPAGKYLQEHGITPENFNSYGSRRGNDRVMTRGTFANIRLSNLLAPGTSGGVTTYLPTGDQTSIYEASLKYKEAGTPLVVLAGGDYGMGSSRDWAAKGTFLLGIKAVIATSFERIHRSNLVGMGVLPLQFRDGENREELGLDGTETYDIELDDNLKPGQAIRVTATKEDGTQVLFTAQCRVDTPVEVEYYRNGGILHKVLRDLAQA; this is encoded by the coding sequence ATGGCTTCCGGAAATCCTTTTGGCGCGGAAGGTCAATTAAAGGCAGCGGGTAGTGAGTTCACTTATTACCGTTTACAGAAACTCATCGACGATGGCATTGGGAATATTGAAGCCCTGCCCTATTCGATTCGTGTGCTACTGGAATCGTGTCTACGAAACGTGGATGGTTTCGTGGTCAATGAATCTGATGTCAACAATCTGGCCAACTGGAGTGCGGAATCTCCCAATCCGGTAGAAGTTCCCTTCAAACCTGGTCGCGTCGTCCTGCAGGACTTTACAGGAGTGCCCGCTGTCGTCGACCTCGCCGCCCTGAGAAGCGCCATGGTCCGTTTGGGCGGAGATCCTCAGAAAATCAATCCGCTCGTTCGCTGCGATCTGGTCATTGACCACTCGGTCCAGGTCGACGAGTTTGCTACCAAACTCTCGCTGCAACACAACGTCGAAAAAGAATTCGAACGCAACCAGGAACGTTATCAGTTCCTCCGTTGGGGTCAGCAGGCACTGAATAACTTCGGCGTCGTGCCTCCGGCCACCGGAATTGTGCATCAGGTCAACCTCGAATATCTGGCCAAAGCCGTGCTGACGAAAGACGGCGTTGCCTATCCCGACAGTCTGGTCGGAACCGACAGCCACACCACCATGATCAACGGCCTGGGAGTCGTCGGCTGGGGAGTCGGCGGCATCGAAGCTGAAGCCGTCATGCTGGGACAACCGATTTATATGCTGACCCCGGAAGTCGTTGGGTTCAAACTCAGCGGAAAACTTCCCGAAGGTGCGACCGCGACCGACCTGGTGCTGCGAATCGTGCAAATGCTGCGTGAGCATGGTGTTGTTGGTAAGTTCGTCGAATTCTTCGGTCCCGGTCTATCCAACATGAGTCTGGCAGACCGGGCCACGATCGCCAACATGGCTCCCGAATACGGGGCCACCATCGGCTTCTTCCCTGTGGACGATGAAACCCTGAATTACATGCGTCGTACCGGACGGACCGACGCGGAAGTCGATCTGGTCGAACGCTACTACAAAGAACAGGGCATGTTCCGCACCGACAGTTCGCCCGAACCGAGCTTCACCAGCCAGTTGCAACTCGATATTTCCACTATCGAAGTTTCCCTGGCCGGCCCCAAGCGTCCACAAGACCGGATTGCGTTGACCGACATGAAATCGCACTGGCACAGCGATCTCAGTAAAACCTTCGGCAAAGAGGATCCTTCTCCCACGAAAGCTCCTGTTGAATATGCAGGCGACAACTTCGAACTCAAAGATGGTTCGGTCGTGATTGCTGCCATTACCAGCTGTACCAATACCAGTAACCCCTCGGTTATGCTGGGTGCGGGACTTCTGGCCAAGAAAGCTGCTGAAAAAGGGCTTACACGCAAACCGTGGGTTAAAACCAGTCTGGCCCCCGGAAGCCGCGTCGTTACCGATTACCTGGAAAAAGCGGGCCTGACTCCTTACCTCGATCAACTCGGCTTCAATCTGGTCGGCTATGGCTGTACGACCTGTATCGGCAACAGTGGACCGCTGCCCGCACCGATCTCCAAAGCCATCAATGACAACGATATCGTCGCTGCCGCCGTCCTTTCCGGTAACCGGAACTTCGAAGGCCGTATCAGCCCCGACGTGCGGGCCAATTATCTGGCCAGCCCGCCTCTGGTTGTCGCTTACGCTCTGGCTGGTACCACTGACATTGATCTCAGCACCGAACCCATCGGTCAGGATCAATCTGGAAATGATGTTTTCCTCAAAGACATCTGGCCTTCTCAGACAGAAGTCAACGAAACATTGGAAACAGCCATCAATCCTGAAATGTTCCGCGATGAGTACGGCAAAGCCACCGAAGGTTCCCCTGAATGGCAGGCTATCAATGGTGGTGACGGCGACATCTTCGAGTGGGATGAAAAAAGTACCTACATCCAGGAGCCGCCGTTCTTCGTCGATATGCCCGAAACTCCCGCACCGATCAGTTCCATCAACGGAGCCCGCGTGCTGGTCTCTGTCGGTGACTCAGTAACCACCGACCATATTTCTCCTGCCGGTGCGATCAAAGCCGATTCCCCTGCTGGAAAATATCTGCAGGAGCATGGTATCACTCCCGAAAACTTCAACAGCTACGGCAGCCGTCGTGGAAATGACCGGGTGATGACCCGTGGCACCTTTGCAAACATTCGTCTCAGCAACCTGCTGGCTCCCGGAACCAGCGGCGGTGTCACCACCTATCTGCCGACCGGTGATCAGACTTCGATCTACGAAGCATCACTCAAATACAAAGAAGCAGGTACACCTCTCGTCGTACTGGCTGGCGGCGATTACGGGATGGGCTCGTCTCGTGACTGGGCTGCGAAAGGAACGTTCCTGCTCGGCATCAAAGCCGTGATTGCCACTTCGTTCGAACGAATTCACCGTTCGAATCTGGTTGGCATGGGCGTGCTGCCTTTGCAGTTCCGTGATGGCGAAAACCGCGAAGAACTCGGACTCGATGGCACCGAAACCTATGACATTGAACTGGACGACAACCTGAAACCAGGTCAGGCCATTCGTGTGACCGCTACCAAAGAGGACGGCACGCAGGTTCTGTTCACGGCGCAATGTCGCGTGGATACACCCGTCGAAGTCGAATACTATCGCAACGGCGGTATCCTGCACAAAGTCCTTCGCGATCTGGCTCAAGCCTGA
- the msrP gene encoding protein-methionine-sulfoxide reductase catalytic subunit MsrP — translation MNHLIRKIWDVPENEHTPEAIFQNRKAHRREFLKLMGYGLGIAGFADLLSGCEQATQEEIEKAGAVEPLPEALQGIYPAPRNEAFKYGRPETKEIEAVEFTNFYEFTGPTSKESWKYVGKFETSPWSVTIEGECAKPRTLDIDDLYKEMKFEERAYRHRCVETWAMCVPWTGFPLASLLKLVEPKPTAKFVSFETFDKPKQAPYMESSGTGTWPWPYTEGLSIEEAMNDLTFIATGLYGKPLLKQNGAPIRLVVPWKYGFKSGKSIVKIKLTSEQPATFWNTVNPTEYGFVANVNPDVSHPRWSQRTEWMLGTEKRYDTKIYNGYGEYVAELYNS, via the coding sequence ATGAACCACTTGATCCGTAAAATCTGGGATGTCCCTGAAAACGAGCACACGCCTGAGGCGATCTTCCAGAATCGCAAAGCACATCGCCGGGAATTCCTGAAGCTCATGGGGTACGGATTGGGAATTGCTGGTTTTGCGGATTTGCTCTCTGGTTGTGAACAGGCCACGCAGGAAGAAATCGAAAAAGCGGGGGCCGTTGAGCCACTGCCAGAAGCGCTGCAGGGAATCTACCCGGCTCCCCGCAATGAAGCCTTTAAATATGGTCGCCCTGAAACCAAGGAAATCGAAGCCGTTGAGTTTACCAACTTTTATGAATTTACAGGTCCGACGTCCAAGGAATCCTGGAAATACGTCGGGAAGTTCGAAACTTCTCCCTGGTCGGTTACGATCGAAGGAGAATGTGCCAAGCCCCGCACGTTGGACATTGATGATCTTTACAAAGAGATGAAATTCGAAGAGCGGGCTTACCGCCATCGCTGCGTAGAAACCTGGGCCATGTGTGTTCCCTGGACCGGTTTTCCCCTGGCAAGTTTATTAAAACTGGTCGAGCCTAAACCCACGGCGAAATTCGTCTCCTTTGAAACATTCGACAAACCCAAACAGGCGCCTTACATGGAATCCAGCGGCACTGGCACCTGGCCGTGGCCTTACACCGAAGGTTTAAGCATCGAAGAAGCGATGAACGACCTCACATTTATCGCAACCGGGCTGTATGGAAAGCCGCTATTGAAACAGAACGGGGCTCCCATTCGGCTCGTCGTCCCCTGGAAATACGGTTTCAAGTCCGGCAAATCGATTGTGAAGATCAAACTCACATCCGAGCAGCCGGCCACGTTCTGGAATACCGTTAATCCCACCGAATACGGGTTTGTCGCCAACGTGAACCCCGACGTCTCGCACCCCCGCTGGAGCCAGCGCACCGAATGGATGCTCGGAACGGAAAAACGGTATGACACCAAGATCTATAACGGATACGGCGAATATGTTGCCGAACTGTATAACAGTTAA
- a CDS encoding RluA family pseudouridine synthase, which yields MKSAYETDLIVEEYLDGSRIDRFLSRHFRNYSTQRLQRIVQAGFAKVNGTPAGPLQRVFRGQQIHIVLVEPPDKTYVPEPLPLEILFEDAWLIIVNKPPGMIAHPAGNILSGTVANALQYYLDQQTGLRSLLRPGIVHRLDQFTSGILIVAKEHLAHRSLSIQFQKNQISKAYLAIIRHNPEQDTFENSAAIGEHPTQTGVCMSTHPQALRAKAAFTRFEVLERLTDHTLVRAFPQTGRLHQIRVHLADLGFPIISDDFYGNDERLLADLNLINRQALHAEQIEFAHPVTGLRMKITAGAPDDFHQALERLRNT from the coding sequence ATGAAATCTGCATACGAAACCGATCTGATTGTCGAGGAATATCTGGATGGTTCCCGCATCGATCGGTTTCTCAGTCGCCATTTCAGAAATTATTCGACGCAGCGTCTGCAGCGCATCGTGCAGGCCGGTTTTGCCAAAGTCAATGGTACGCCGGCTGGCCCGCTGCAACGCGTTTTTCGCGGCCAGCAGATTCATATCGTTCTTGTCGAACCACCTGATAAAACTTATGTTCCCGAACCGCTGCCGCTCGAAATTCTGTTTGAAGATGCGTGGCTGATCATCGTCAACAAGCCTCCCGGTATGATCGCGCACCCTGCGGGAAATATTCTCTCAGGTACCGTGGCCAACGCACTGCAATATTATCTGGATCAGCAGACAGGTCTTCGCAGCCTGTTACGACCGGGCATCGTTCATCGGCTCGATCAGTTTACCAGCGGAATCTTAATCGTCGCCAAAGAGCATCTGGCACATCGCAGCCTGTCGATTCAATTTCAGAAAAATCAAATCAGCAAAGCTTATCTGGCCATCATTCGGCACAACCCAGAGCAGGACACATTTGAAAACAGTGCCGCCATCGGCGAACACCCCACACAGACCGGCGTCTGCATGTCAACACACCCACAAGCCTTGCGTGCCAAAGCCGCGTTCACCCGGTTTGAAGTCCTTGAGCGATTAACCGATCATACTCTAGTACGTGCGTTTCCCCAAACAGGCCGCCTGCATCAAATTCGCGTGCATTTGGCCGATCTGGGATTCCCGATTATTTCTGATGATTTTTATGGCAACGATGAACGGCTGCTCGCAGATCTGAATTTGATCAACAGACAGGCACTGCATGCCGAACAGATTGAGTTCGCGCATCCGGTCACTGGTCTGCGGATGAAAATAACTGCGGGAGCACCTGATGATTTTCATCAGGCGCTCGAGCGGCTACGGAATACCTGA
- the sthA gene encoding Si-specific NAD(P)(+) transhydrogenase: MKYDIVIIGSGPAGHKAAIAASKLGKRVAIIERNFRGMGGVCLHKGTIPSKTMREAILYLTGYRHRDVYSKWYRRKRRITMQDLRLKLADVAEHELEIIHDQLERNGVEIFIGEAQFVSPHEVAVDGETGRKVLYGDHILVATGTKPSRPPHIPFDGKTIFDSDEIIDLKEIPRSMIVVGGGVIGIEYAIMFATLGVEVTVLDGREHLLEFCDREIIDALIHHARSLGMVFRMGEEVVGIERFSDTMAAVQTESGKRLVADSVLYTVGRVGDADELNFQAAGLEPDERGRLWCNEEHQTWVPHIYGAGDIVGFPALASVSMEQGRRVVCNAFNEPFEAFDLMPYGLFTIPEISMVGKTEQQLTDEHIPYEVGAARYREIARGQISGDRDGMLKILFHRETLKILGIHAIGESATEIVHIGQTVMSLDGTIEYFRNAVFNYPTMAECYKVAAFDAFEKMSLDRLFEESQLTKANSELSAEPEAEEVNQAELDESETVEV; this comes from the coding sequence ATGAAATACGACATTGTGATAATTGGAAGTGGTCCCGCTGGACATAAAGCTGCGATTGCGGCCTCAAAACTCGGTAAGCGGGTTGCGATCATTGAACGCAACTTTCGTGGAATGGGTGGTGTCTGCCTGCACAAAGGTACGATCCCGTCAAAAACGATGCGTGAAGCCATTCTGTATTTGACCGGGTATCGTCATCGCGATGTGTACAGCAAGTGGTATCGCCGAAAACGCCGCATCACAATGCAGGACCTGCGTCTGAAGCTGGCTGATGTGGCCGAACATGAACTGGAAATTATCCACGATCAGCTGGAACGAAATGGCGTGGAAATATTCATTGGTGAGGCCCAATTCGTCAGTCCGCACGAAGTGGCCGTGGATGGTGAAACGGGACGCAAAGTTTTGTATGGGGATCATATTCTGGTGGCGACCGGAACAAAGCCTTCCCGTCCACCTCACATTCCCTTTGATGGAAAAACAATCTTCGATTCCGACGAAATCATCGATCTGAAAGAAATCCCCAGATCGATGATTGTCGTCGGCGGCGGTGTAATTGGTATTGAATACGCCATTATGTTCGCGACGTTGGGAGTCGAAGTGACGGTTCTGGATGGCCGGGAACACTTACTTGAGTTCTGCGACCGTGAAATTATTGATGCCCTGATTCACCATGCCCGTTCTCTGGGAATGGTCTTCCGAATGGGAGAAGAAGTGGTCGGGATCGAGCGTTTTTCTGATACGATGGCAGCCGTTCAGACAGAGAGCGGCAAGCGGCTTGTTGCTGATTCAGTGTTGTATACCGTTGGTCGTGTCGGTGATGCGGACGAACTCAACTTTCAGGCCGCCGGTCTGGAACCGGATGAGCGCGGTCGGCTGTGGTGCAACGAAGAGCATCAGACCTGGGTGCCTCACATCTATGGTGCCGGCGACATTGTCGGTTTCCCGGCTCTGGCCAGTGTCTCGATGGAGCAGGGGCGGCGCGTGGTTTGCAATGCCTTTAATGAACCATTTGAAGCGTTCGACCTGATGCCTTACGGCTTATTTACAATCCCTGAAATTTCGATGGTCGGAAAAACGGAACAGCAGTTGACCGACGAACATATTCCCTATGAAGTGGGAGCAGCCCGTTATCGAGAAATCGCGCGGGGACAGATCTCCGGCGACCGTGACGGGATGTTGAAAATTTTGTTCCATCGGGAAACGTTGAAGATTCTGGGAATCCATGCGATTGGTGAATCCGCAACGGAGATCGTTCATATCGGGCAGACCGTGATGTCGCTGGATGGGACGATTGAGTATTTCCGGAATGCCGTGTTCAATTATCCGACGATGGCAGAATGCTATAAGGTTGCTGCCTTTGATGCGTTTGAAAAAATGAGTCTGGATCGTCTGTTTGAAGAGTCGCAACTCACCAAAGCGAATTCAGAGTTATCTGCTGAGCCAGAAGCGGAAGAGGTGAATCAGGCTGAACTGGATGAATCAGAAACGGTAGAGGTTTAG
- a CDS encoding acyltransferase family protein, whose product MHMNSPSFEPITSEKHVPALDGIRGIAILMVLGFHGGLIIRASTPVGSYYRQMASFGWSGVDLFFVLSGFLITGILLDTRDSKHYYRSFYFRRVLRIFPLYYGVILVLFLSNPEFPNQIWYWLYLQNWRPAFGGSTPPMMLQPFWSLAIEEQFYLFWPFAIYFLNRRSLSLFCGCMILMAIVLRCIAKYQGVDPMTIYTLTVFRLDTLSAGALIAIWLRNTDQRKWLERFKTPCLLITGLALIAVVIFDGGFRIEGLASQTIGYTLFAMLCAFLIAFVMLDSPSIRPLKRILEFSLLRYFGNRSYAIYIFQMLVLIPLNQIYLQLWKQNDVNGWRAVYTFCVGVVIILILAIISWHCYEKQFLKLKRFFPRQAGTAVREAEPVV is encoded by the coding sequence ATGCATATGAATTCCCCGTCGTTTGAACCGATTACATCTGAAAAACACGTGCCTGCCCTGGATGGGATTCGCGGGATTGCGATATTGATGGTGCTTGGTTTTCACGGTGGTTTGATCATTAGAGCTTCCACTCCTGTAGGGAGCTATTATCGTCAAATGGCGAGCTTTGGCTGGAGTGGTGTGGATCTGTTTTTTGTGTTGTCCGGGTTTTTGATTACCGGGATTCTACTCGATACTCGTGATAGTAAGCATTACTATCGCAGCTTCTACTTCCGTCGTGTCTTGCGAATTTTTCCCCTTTATTATGGTGTGATTCTCGTACTTTTTTTGAGTAACCCGGAATTCCCTAACCAAATCTGGTATTGGCTTTATCTTCAGAACTGGAGACCTGCTTTTGGTGGAAGCACACCGCCGATGATGCTGCAACCATTCTGGTCTCTGGCGATTGAAGAACAGTTCTATCTCTTCTGGCCGTTTGCGATCTATTTTCTGAATCGGCGCAGTTTGAGTTTGTTTTGTGGCTGCATGATTCTCATGGCAATTGTCTTGCGATGTATTGCCAAGTATCAAGGGGTCGATCCCATGACCATTTATACGCTTACGGTTTTTCGGCTCGATACGTTGAGTGCGGGAGCCTTGATCGCGATCTGGTTGAGAAACACGGACCAGCGGAAGTGGTTGGAGCGGTTCAAAACACCCTGTCTGCTGATCACAGGTCTGGCATTGATTGCCGTGGTGATCTTTGATGGCGGCTTCCGGATCGAGGGGTTAGCCAGCCAGACTATTGGTTATACTCTCTTTGCGATGCTGTGTGCGTTCTTGATTGCATTCGTAATGCTGGATTCGCCTTCTATTCGCCCTCTGAAACGCATTCTGGAGTTCAGCTTGCTACGCTACTTTGGGAATCGTAGTTACGCAATTTACATTTTTCAGATGCTGGTGTTAATTCCTCTGAATCAGATTTATCTTCAGCTTTGGAAACAGAACGACGTCAACGGCTGGAGAGCAGTCTACACATTCTGTGTCGGAGTCGTCATCATTCTGATATTGGCGATCATCAGCTGGCACTGCTATGAAAAACAGTTCCTGAAACTAAAACGCTTTTTCCCACGCCAGGCAGGAACAGCAGTTCGTGAGGCGGAACCGGTGGTATAG
- a CDS encoding neutral/alkaline non-lysosomal ceramidase N-terminal domain-containing protein, whose translation MKYLTQIRVGFLLFLISCAAFSQPERCFAEEALWKAGSASVVITPEENLWMAGYGGRKAPADGKIHDLWMKVLVIEAHDGHRGVIVSTDTLGIPQSIYNNVCAALKDKFNLDRSQIMLNSSHTHCGPVLRGALHDIYPLTPEQIKKIGAYSDKLEQQLVDAVGTAISKLEPATLWSGEGFTSFAVNRRNNMEPDVPKLRKADDLKGPIDHSVPILAVKDKAGKLKTIVFGYACHNTTLGIQKWCGDYAGFAQYDLEAMFPGVTAMFYMGCGADQNPLPRRTQELAESYGSRLAHAVADTVRLPMVELDPELKTELEIIDIKLGDAPTKEELETLATGNPSSYRTRWGSRLLKQLNSGKPFMTSYPFPVQVWRLGKTQLWITIGGEVVVDYALGMKKEFGDSTWVAGYCNDVMAYTPSLRVLEEDVPPRKSSRWGYEGNTSMAVYGLPANRWSEEIEDKIVESARRQVKKVRNGK comes from the coding sequence ATGAAATATCTAACGCAGATTCGAGTCGGTTTTCTACTGTTTCTGATTTCCTGTGCCGCTTTCTCACAGCCAGAACGCTGTTTTGCCGAGGAAGCACTCTGGAAAGCTGGATCTGCCAGTGTGGTGATCACTCCTGAGGAAAACCTCTGGATGGCCGGTTACGGAGGCCGCAAAGCTCCTGCAGATGGGAAAATTCATGATCTGTGGATGAAGGTCCTCGTGATTGAAGCCCACGACGGACATCGTGGCGTCATCGTCTCTACAGACACTCTGGGGATTCCCCAGTCGATCTACAATAACGTCTGTGCGGCACTCAAGGATAAATTCAACCTCGACCGCAGCCAGATCATGCTTAACAGCTCACACACGCACTGCGGCCCTGTATTACGTGGTGCCCTGCATGACATCTATCCGCTGACTCCGGAGCAGATTAAAAAAATTGGCGCCTATTCAGATAAACTAGAACAACAATTGGTTGATGCCGTCGGAACTGCGATCAGCAAACTGGAACCAGCCACGCTCTGGTCTGGAGAAGGCTTTACCAGCTTCGCCGTCAATCGCCGCAACAACATGGAACCTGATGTTCCCAAACTCAGAAAAGCAGATGATCTCAAAGGTCCCATCGACCATAGCGTTCCGATTCTGGCCGTCAAAGATAAAGCAGGTAAACTGAAAACCATCGTCTTCGGCTATGCTTGCCACAATACCACTCTGGGAATCCAAAAATGGTGCGGCGACTATGCCGGTTTCGCCCAGTACGACTTGGAAGCGATGTTCCCCGGTGTGACCGCTATGTTCTACATGGGCTGTGGTGCCGACCAGAATCCACTACCACGCCGCACACAGGAACTCGCAGAATCCTACGGTTCACGTTTGGCGCATGCGGTTGCCGACACCGTCCGCCTGCCCATGGTCGAACTGGACCCCGAATTAAAAACCGAACTGGAAATCATCGACATCAAGCTGGGTGACGCTCCCACGAAAGAAGAACTGGAAACACTTGCCACCGGTAATCCCAGTTCCTACCGAACCCGCTGGGGATCTCGCCTGCTGAAACAGCTTAACTCAGGCAAACCGTTCATGACTTCATACCCGTTTCCCGTCCAGGTCTGGAGATTAGGAAAGACACAACTCTGGATCACCATTGGCGGCGAAGTCGTTGTGGATTATGCATTGGGAATGAAAAAAGAGTTTGGCGATTCCACATGGGTCGCCGGCTACTGTAATGATGTCATGGCCTACACCCCTTCACTACGAGTTCTTGAAGAAGACGTTCCGCCCCGCAAATCATCGCGCTGGGGATATGAAGGAAACACATCGATGGCCGTCTATGGTTTACCCGCCAATCGCTGGTCCGAGGAAATTGAGGACAAAATCGTGGAAAGTGCCCGGCGACAGGTCAAAAAGGTCCGCAATGGAAAATAG
- a CDS encoding glycosyltransferase family 87 protein: protein MSEQPEQQQIDNWPVARKIVWVLLFLCALAVFAPGYYAAFRPAHGQIFDFFKEWAAVKNRLADLPVYSNQELALQKHLGLKLSNPEGFFDHYNTHPPTANLMAVPFAWLSYQEAHLAWNLTSIVMLCVIVFWIVRGLEVQMTIWTTLALVTLLLACDPLQQTLIQGQPNLLLTLLIVGAWRAGRSGKSFVSGMCLGLATAVKIYPAYLFLYFLVRRDGRALAGGVISFALITLLTAAVFGVDAYRDYLTVVLPSISDVTNNWGNASLLAFWERLFDHSSTSIQPLVNSPALLQISVWSSWLVLTALVVRSVWKTRAEVFSNEGFAITIVAMLLMSPTTWHHYFIILALPIGLLLSRYQPHTGKRWIVNLLILGLAISPRVAWVVLIPKQKAAASAAESTPWEQGGMVALPWQSLTALSYQCYLLLIIIVILWPTSAILRDDDST from the coding sequence GTGTCAGAGCAACCCGAGCAACAGCAGATCGACAACTGGCCCGTGGCCCGCAAGATTGTGTGGGTCCTTTTGTTTCTCTGCGCATTGGCTGTGTTCGCTCCCGGATACTATGCTGCTTTCAGGCCAGCTCATGGGCAGATCTTCGACTTCTTTAAGGAGTGGGCCGCCGTTAAGAATCGGCTAGCCGATTTACCCGTTTATTCCAATCAGGAACTGGCTCTGCAGAAACATCTGGGCCTCAAACTCTCAAATCCGGAAGGTTTTTTCGACCACTATAACACCCACCCTCCCACAGCGAATTTGATGGCAGTCCCGTTTGCCTGGTTGTCGTATCAGGAAGCGCACCTGGCCTGGAATCTGACCTCGATCGTCATGCTCTGCGTGATCGTATTTTGGATTGTAAGGGGACTCGAGGTCCAAATGACAATCTGGACGACACTCGCCCTCGTCACCCTGCTCCTGGCCTGCGATCCACTCCAGCAAACTCTGATTCAGGGACAGCCGAATCTGCTGCTGACGCTGCTGATAGTCGGCGCGTGGCGAGCTGGCAGATCGGGGAAGTCATTCGTCTCGGGCATGTGTCTCGGACTGGCAACCGCGGTGAAAATTTACCCGGCTTATCTGTTTCTGTATTTCCTCGTCCGACGGGACGGACGGGCGCTGGCTGGCGGGGTCATCTCGTTTGCTCTGATCACGCTGCTCACTGCTGCGGTCTTCGGCGTTGATGCCTACCGCGATTACCTGACTGTCGTGTTACCCTCCATCTCCGATGTCACGAACAACTGGGGTAATGCTTCACTGCTGGCATTCTGGGAACGGTTGTTCGACCACAGTTCTACAAGCATCCAGCCCCTGGTGAATTCCCCTGCTCTGCTGCAGATTTCAGTCTGGTCATCTTGGCTGGTTCTGACGGCGCTGGTTGTGAGGTCTGTCTGGAAAACGCGCGCTGAGGTATTCAGCAATGAAGGCTTTGCGATTACGATCGTCGCCATGCTGCTGATGTCGCCGACAACCTGGCACCACTATTTTATTATCCTGGCTTTGCCAATCGGATTACTGCTATCGCGCTATCAGCCACACACAGGAAAACGCTGGATTGTGAATCTGCTGATTCTCGGGCTGGCGATTAGCCCTCGCGTCGCCTGGGTAGTCTTAATTCCTAAACAAAAAGCAGCTGCCTCCGCCGCGGAAAGCACTCCCTGGGAACAAGGGGGCATGGTTGCACTGCCCTGGCAATCACTGACGGCACTTTCTTATCAATGTTATTTGCTGCTGATCATCATCGTCATACTCTGGCCAACCAGTGCCATCCTCAGAGATGATGATTCCACCTGA
- a CDS encoding Bax inhibitor-1/YccA family protein produces MNNYNPDYYDQDTTAGGGMFAIDAIASERAAFIRKTYMHLFGAIMAFMGLEFILFSNDALVNGMMQAIGGNWWLVLIAFMAASWIASSMASSARSLGTQYAGLGLYIVAEALIFVPILWFATQFSNPTVIPVAAIITLCIFGGLTAYVFVTGADFSFLGGFLTVAMLAAIGIAIGASLFGFSLGILFAGAMVLLLSGYILYDTSNVLHHYSTDQYVSASLALFASVATLFWYVLRIVMMFTSED; encoded by the coding sequence ATGAATAACTACAATCCTGATTATTACGACCAGGACACAACGGCGGGCGGCGGCATGTTTGCCATTGACGCAATTGCTTCTGAGCGCGCCGCTTTTATCCGCAAAACGTACATGCACCTGTTTGGTGCGATTATGGCCTTTATGGGGCTGGAATTTATTCTCTTCAGCAATGATGCGCTGGTGAACGGCATGATGCAGGCCATCGGTGGAAACTGGTGGCTGGTGCTGATCGCCTTCATGGCGGCCAGCTGGATTGCCAGTTCCATGGCATCGAGTGCTCGTTCGCTGGGGACCCAATATGCGGGGCTCGGTTTGTATATTGTTGCCGAGGCGCTGATCTTTGTGCCGATTCTCTGGTTCGCAACTCAATTTTCTAATCCCACTGTCATTCCCGTTGCGGCGATTATTACTCTCTGTATCTTCGGCGGACTGACAGCTTATGTTTTTGTAACCGGGGCCGACTTCTCCTTCCTCGGCGGTTTCCTGACGGTTGCCATGCTGGCTGCGATCGGGATCGCCATTGGTGCGTCGCTCTTTGGCTTCTCACTGGGAATCTTGTTTGCCGGAGCAATGGTATTGTTGCTCAGTGGTTACATTTTGTATGACACATCCAACGTGTTGCATCACTATTCGACCGATCAATACGTGTCGGCTTCACTGGCGCTGTTCGCTTCTGTTGCCACATTGTTCTGGTATGTCCTGCGGATTGTGATGATGTTCACATCGGAAGACTAA